One stretch of Bacillota bacterium DNA includes these proteins:
- a CDS encoding NAD-binding protein — translation MYVLIIGGGKVGFNLAYALAHDQEEITVIERDRTALDKFKELPHVKTVQGDGTDPRLLEHTGITRAQVVVAVTGSDVDNLTVALLAKRQFGVRRVIARVNNLKNEWLFNRARGVDFAVNGARIIAQVMQEELSLGELVTLLKLEGGEISLVEEEVIPTSRAVGKRLAELNLPGDVLLAAILREGKIVIPRGETRLAAGDKVLALAYAERAHALEEILA, via the coding sequence ATGTATGTTTTGATTATCGGCGGGGGTAAGGTGGGGTTTAACCTGGCTTATGCCCTTGCTCACGACCAGGAAGAAATAACTGTAATTGAGCGGGACCGTACCGCCCTGGACAAGTTTAAAGAACTACCCCACGTAAAGACTGTACAGGGGGATGGGACAGACCCCAGGCTCCTGGAACATACCGGTATTACCCGGGCGCAGGTGGTGGTTGCCGTCACAGGAAGTGATGTGGATAACCTTACTGTCGCACTCCTGGCCAAGCGGCAGTTCGGCGTGCGACGTGTCATTGCCAGGGTGAATAATTTAAAGAACGAGTGGCTCTTCAACCGGGCGCGGGGAGTGGATTTTGCAGTCAACGGGGCGCGGATCATTGCCCAGGTGATGCAGGAGGAACTGAGCCTCGGGGAACTGGTAACCCTCCTCAAGCTGGAGGGCGGGGAGATTTCCCTGGTCGAAGAAGAGGTTATTCCAACCTCGCGCGCTGTGGGGAAGCGCCTGGCAGAATTGAACCTTCCCGGGGATGTCCTTTTGGCTGCCATCCTCCGGGAAGGCAAAATCGTCATCCCGAGAGGGGAAACGAGGCTCGCTGCCGGCGACAAGGTACTGGCTTTAGCCTATGCAGAGCGAGCCCATGCTCTCGAGGAAATTCTTGCATAA
- a CDS encoding glycosyl hydrolase family 18 protein encodes MERIWFYVNVPDARASFTRHLDKIDALVPFWFGVTIEGGLLDQSDPEVEKMAKKHNIPILAIVHNYANPQLGAIIHDLLVNNFLRLRLIDSIARLLITRSFAGVNIDFEFVPPADRLYLNLFMSELYFRLVPRFLVTISAPAKVADDPHHPFSGAFSYTVLGQYSHQVFILAYDEHFTVPGPIASINFVRTVLNFALTEIPRHKIKLGMAVYGYDWVAEGGFPETLSHAEAVERARRFGAPIIYDENAQESTYTYVVDNIRHIVWFEDVRSFAVKLNLIRALGLPGFAAWRLGQEDPRIWELLSGS; translated from the coding sequence TTGGAGCGAATCTGGTTTTATGTAAATGTTCCCGATGCAAGAGCCAGTTTTACCCGGCACCTGGATAAAATAGACGCCCTGGTTCCCTTTTGGTTTGGCGTCACAATCGAAGGGGGACTTCTGGACCAGTCCGATCCGGAAGTGGAGAAAATGGCAAAGAAACACAACATCCCCATCCTTGCCATCGTCCACAATTACGCCAATCCCCAGTTGGGCGCGATCATCCACGATTTACTGGTTAACAACTTCCTGCGCCTTCGTCTCATCGACAGCATCGCGCGGCTGCTGATAACGAGATCGTTCGCAGGGGTTAATATTGACTTTGAATTTGTCCCCCCAGCGGATCGCCTCTATCTTAATCTATTTATGAGCGAACTTTACTTCCGCCTCGTGCCCCGGTTTCTGGTGACGATTTCAGCGCCTGCAAAAGTGGCCGACGATCCCCATCACCCTTTTTCCGGGGCCTTTTCTTACACCGTGCTGGGACAATACAGCCATCAGGTTTTTATCCTCGCCTATGACGAGCACTTCACGGTACCAGGTCCCATTGCGTCCATTAATTTTGTCCGGACGGTCCTCAATTTCGCCTTAACGGAAATCCCCCGCCATAAAATTAAACTCGGGATGGCCGTTTACGGTTATGATTGGGTCGCGGAAGGAGGCTTTCCTGAAACCCTCTCTCACGCCGAAGCGGTGGAACGCGCCCGCCGTTTCGGGGCTCCCATCATTTATGACGAAAACGCCCAGGAGTCAACCTATACCTACGTTGTCGATAATATCCGCCACATTGTCTGGTTCGAAGATGTTCGCAGCTTTGCGGTAAAACTCAACTTGATTCGAGCCCTGGGTTTGCCCGGGTTCGCCGCCTGGCGGCTGGGACAGGAGGACCCCCGCATTTGGGAACTGCTTTCGGGTTCGTGA
- the recO gene encoding DNA repair protein RecO — MGIYKAEAIVLRSRVYGEADRILTLFTREAGKVSAIAKGVRKPTSRLRGAVQLFSHTHLVLYTGKSLDTITQGEAEETFCFLQEDLERLAAASGCAELVDRLTLEKQPSGKVFHLLLTALRVLEKGDPELLARVFEIKLLAALGYQPQLEGCVMGRHEGWRAPGPEVKEAGPVWFSIEKGGVLCADCAAHCPGALPLSPATIGALGYFLRTRLDRAVRAKIGKVSLLELASLLRSFFAYHGEVNVRTWDFLDDLRKNQAPSFEGMSKV, encoded by the coding sequence ATGGGGATCTATAAAGCAGAGGCAATTGTTTTGCGCAGTCGCGTTTACGGTGAGGCAGACCGGATTTTAACCCTTTTTACCAGGGAAGCGGGGAAGGTTTCCGCGATTGCCAAGGGGGTGCGGAAACCCACCAGCCGCCTCCGGGGCGCCGTCCAGTTATTCAGCCATACTCACCTTGTGCTTTACACCGGAAAGAGCCTGGATACCATCACCCAGGGAGAGGCGGAGGAGACCTTTTGTTTTCTCCAGGAGGATCTGGAGCGTCTCGCCGCGGCGAGTGGCTGCGCGGAACTGGTCGATCGCTTAACCCTGGAAAAACAGCCCTCCGGAAAAGTATTTCACCTTTTACTCACAGCCTTGCGGGTCCTCGAAAAAGGAGATCCTGAACTGCTCGCCCGGGTTTTCGAGATCAAGCTGCTGGCGGCCCTCGGCTACCAGCCCCAGCTGGAGGGGTGCGTCATGGGCCGGCATGAGGGCTGGCGGGCTCCGGGGCCCGAAGTTAAGGAAGCGGGTCCCGTCTGGTTCAGCATCGAAAAGGGAGGGGTTCTCTGCGCTGACTGTGCGGCGCACTGTCCCGGCGCCCTTCCTCTTTCTCCGGCTACCATCGGCGCCCTGGGTTACTTTTTACGAACCCGGCTGGACCGGGCGGTGCGGGCAAAAATCGGAAAAGTAAGCCTGCTTGAGCTGGCCTCCCTCCTCCGTTCCTTTTTCGCATACCACGGGGAGGTAAATGTGCGCACCTGGGACTTCCTTGACGACCTGCGTAAAAACCAGGCTCCTTCTTTTGAAGGCATGAGTAAAGTATAA
- a CDS encoding DUF4342 domain-containing protein — MDNMSEQLLEKIDKLRERMDVSYKEAKEALERAGGDLLEALVLLEAERGKWTERIHDKGEEVLARLKGFFEKSHGTKIRLKKEERTLLELPGTAGMLGLVGMLVSAELAVLGAIGTVAALLNKCTLEIERAGEDLTPPGRGRRSERLKVTP; from the coding sequence ATGGATAACATGAGCGAGCAGTTGCTGGAAAAGATCGATAAACTCCGGGAAAGAATGGATGTTTCATATAAAGAGGCGAAAGAGGCCCTCGAAAGGGCGGGCGGGGACCTGCTCGAGGCGCTTGTTCTCCTGGAGGCGGAAAGAGGGAAGTGGACGGAGCGAATCCATGATAAAGGAGAAGAGGTGCTGGCACGCCTTAAGGGTTTTTTTGAGAAGAGCCATGGTACGAAAATTCGCCTTAAGAAAGAAGAGCGTACACTCCTCGAGCTCCCGGGTACCGCGGGTATGCTCGGTTTGGTCGGGATGCTGGTGAGCGCGGAACTGGCGGTGCTGGGTGCCATCGGAACTGTTGCCGCCCTCCTGAATAAGTGCACTTTAGAAATCGAACGCGCAGGAGAAGACCTGACCCCCCCCGGGAGAGGGAGAAGAAGCGAGCGCTTAAAAGTGACCCCCTGA
- the glyQ gene encoding glycine--tRNA ligase subunit alpha: MVCWTFQEIIHALNEYWGKSCVVQQPYDLEKGAGTMNPATFLRALGPEPWNVAYVEPSRRPTDGRYGENPNRLQHYYQYQVILKPSPGDVIDLYLNSLAYLGIDLDSHDVRFVEDNWESPTLGAWGLGWEVWLDGMEITQFTYFQQCGGIDCRPVSAEITYGIERIAMYIQKVDSVFDVIWTEDITYGDVHHQGEVDYSHYNFEVADTAMLFSLFDMYEKEATRVIEKGLVQPAYDYVLKCSHTFNLLEARGALSVSERTSYIARVRHLARLCAQGYLAQREQLGYPLLRDPVARARLGLPPLQKGKKAVRVSG; encoded by the coding sequence ATGGTTTGCTGGACGTTTCAAGAGATCATCCACGCCTTAAATGAGTATTGGGGCAAGTCCTGTGTGGTGCAGCAGCCCTACGATTTGGAGAAGGGAGCCGGCACCATGAATCCCGCCACCTTTTTGCGCGCTCTCGGGCCCGAGCCCTGGAATGTTGCTTACGTTGAGCCCTCCCGGCGCCCTACCGACGGCCGCTATGGGGAAAACCCCAACAGGCTCCAGCATTATTACCAGTACCAGGTCATTTTGAAGCCCTCCCCCGGTGACGTGATCGATCTCTACCTCAACAGCCTGGCCTACCTTGGAATCGACCTCGACAGCCACGATGTCCGCTTCGTGGAGGATAACTGGGAGTCTCCCACGCTGGGCGCCTGGGGACTTGGCTGGGAAGTCTGGCTGGACGGGATGGAGATCACCCAGTTCACATATTTCCAGCAGTGCGGGGGAATTGACTGCCGGCCTGTCAGTGCGGAAATCACTTACGGGATCGAGCGGATCGCCATGTACATTCAGAAGGTGGACAGCGTTTTTGATGTCATCTGGACGGAAGACATAACCTACGGTGATGTTCACCACCAGGGGGAGGTCGACTATTCCCACTACAACTTCGAGGTTGCGGACACCGCAATGCTCTTCTCCCTTTTTGACATGTACGAAAAAGAGGCAACCCGCGTCATCGAAAAGGGTCTGGTGCAGCCGGCATATGATTACGTCCTCAAGTGTTCCCATACATTTAATTTGCTGGAGGCGCGGGGGGCCTTGAGCGTTTCCGAGCGTACATCCTACATCGCCCGCGTCCGGCACCTGGCGCGCCTCTGCGCCCAGGGCTACCTTGCCCAGCGGGAGCAGCTCGGTTACCCCCTTTTAAGGGACCCCGTGGCCCGCGCCCGGCTGGGGCTTCCCCCGCTTCAAAAAGGGAAAAAGGCGGTGCGGGTTTCCGGGTGA
- the glyS gene encoding glycine--tRNA ligase subunit beta, which yields MDFLLEIGTEELPARFMEPALAQLKELGETMLTENRIGFEAVQTYGTPRRLVLYIFKIGECQADLVEVVKGPPRRAAFDEAGRPTRAAEGFARSQGVAVADLIVRATPAGEYVFAEKRVPGRPAREVLSEQLPGLITGLFFPKPMRWADGELKFARPIRWLLSLLGDEVIDFALDGLKADRFSYGMRFFTKKPVRIEKPETYLEQMRRAFVIVDQAVRKKMIWELAQTAAAGAGGKVLLNEELLEEITHLVEYPAPLCGSFSPRFLRLPPEVIITPMQEHQRYFPVWDEQGRLLPKFIVFCNGPVKDPDLVREGNEKVLRARLQDAEFFYEEDLKTPFEARVEKLKTIVFLEGLGSIYDKVERLVALSRYLGKALNLTEKQRAASERAAFLAKADLVTSMVYEFPELQGIMGAEYARAGGEKKDICQAIREHYQPRFAGDTLPRTKPGAVLALADKIDNLVGCFGMGLEPTGSQDPYALRRQALGICHITLAYKFDFSLADLVAQAYAAYRKPDFKASLSAVQAGLSNFFRARLRNLFLDQGHSYDLVEAALGPAHDRFLAVRARLEALVEMRGTPAFEALLTAYTRAANLARHAGDRKVDPALFTEAEERGLYRAWEKIKKDVVRLARKYDFKQALQAGASLVEPIDHFFGGVMVMVDDQALRENRLALLQDIAVTLGGLGDLGKIVR from the coding sequence ATGGATTTCTTGCTGGAAATTGGGACCGAAGAGCTTCCGGCGCGCTTTATGGAGCCCGCCCTTGCGCAGCTCAAAGAGCTGGGAGAGACCATGCTCACTGAAAACCGGATCGGCTTTGAGGCGGTTCAGACTTACGGAACACCCCGCCGCCTCGTCCTTTACATTTTCAAAATTGGAGAGTGCCAGGCCGACCTTGTCGAAGTGGTGAAGGGCCCTCCCCGGCGGGCGGCTTTCGACGAGGCGGGCCGGCCCACCCGGGCGGCAGAGGGCTTTGCCAGGAGCCAGGGGGTTGCGGTTGCAGACCTGATCGTGCGGGCAACTCCGGCGGGGGAGTACGTTTTTGCCGAGAAACGCGTCCCGGGCCGGCCAGCCCGCGAGGTCCTGAGCGAGCAGCTTCCCGGGCTGATCACGGGTTTATTCTTCCCGAAACCGATGCGGTGGGCAGACGGGGAATTAAAGTTCGCCCGCCCGATCCGCTGGCTCTTGTCTCTCTTGGGGGATGAGGTGATTGATTTTGCGCTGGATGGATTGAAAGCAGACCGTTTCAGCTACGGGATGCGTTTTTTCACAAAAAAACCCGTGAGGATCGAAAAGCCGGAAACATACCTGGAGCAGATGCGGCGTGCGTTTGTCATCGTTGACCAGGCTGTACGCAAAAAAATGATCTGGGAGCTTGCCCAAACGGCAGCCGCCGGTGCCGGGGGAAAGGTCCTCCTCAATGAAGAACTGCTGGAGGAGATAACCCATCTTGTCGAGTATCCGGCTCCGCTTTGCGGGAGCTTTTCGCCCCGTTTCTTGCGGCTTCCTCCCGAGGTGATCATCACCCCTATGCAGGAGCACCAGCGTTATTTCCCGGTCTGGGACGAGCAGGGAAGGCTCCTTCCGAAGTTTATCGTCTTTTGCAACGGCCCCGTTAAGGACCCCGACCTCGTCCGGGAGGGGAATGAGAAGGTGCTAAGGGCGCGCCTTCAGGATGCCGAGTTTTTCTATGAGGAAGATCTGAAAACACCTTTCGAGGCGCGGGTGGAAAAACTCAAAACAATTGTTTTCCTGGAGGGTCTCGGTTCGATCTACGATAAGGTGGAGCGCCTGGTGGCTTTGAGCCGGTATCTCGGGAAGGCCCTTAACCTTACGGAAAAACAGCGGGCGGCATCAGAGCGGGCAGCTTTCCTTGCGAAAGCGGATCTCGTCACCAGCATGGTCTACGAATTCCCGGAACTGCAGGGGATCATGGGGGCCGAGTATGCCCGCGCCGGTGGAGAAAAGAAGGATATCTGCCAGGCGATCAGGGAGCATTACCAGCCCCGCTTCGCAGGTGATACGCTTCCCCGGACAAAGCCGGGGGCAGTATTGGCCCTGGCGGATAAAATTGATAACCTCGTGGGGTGCTTCGGCATGGGATTGGAGCCCACAGGCTCCCAGGACCCTTACGCTCTGCGCCGGCAGGCCCTGGGAATTTGCCACATTACCCTCGCCTACAAATTCGACTTCTCCCTCGCCGACCTGGTTGCGCAGGCTTACGCGGCCTACCGGAAGCCGGATTTTAAGGCATCCCTCAGCGCGGTTCAGGCAGGTTTATCGAACTTTTTCCGGGCGCGCCTCCGCAACCTTTTCCTGGACCAGGGCCACAGTTACGATCTTGTCGAGGCGGCCCTGGGCCCTGCGCACGACCGCTTCCTCGCCGTCCGGGCGCGCCTCGAGGCGCTGGTTGAAATGAGAGGAACGCCCGCGTTCGAGGCCCTTCTGACTGCCTATACGAGGGCGGCAAACCTGGCGCGTCACGCCGGGGATCGAAAGGTGGACCCCGCCCTTTTTACCGAGGCGGAAGAGCGTGGCCTCTACCGCGCCTGGGAAAAAATCAAAAAAGATGTGGTACGCCTGGCGCGGAAATATGATTTCAAACAGGCCTTACAGGCGGGAGCATCCCTCGTGGAGCCTATTGACCACTTTTTCGGCGGCGTCATGGTGATGGTGGATGATCAGGCCTTGCGCGAAAACCGCCTTGCTCTCCTTCAGGATATTGCCGTGACCCTGGGCGGACTGGGAGATCTCGGTAAAATTGTGAGGTAG
- a CDS encoding helix-turn-helix transcriptional regulator has product MKNVGRKFRPRERLSPIELTPRQEQILEIVRRQAPITGEQIAALLNVRRATLRPDLTVLTMAGLLEARPRVGYFCSGKTPRMLAAEEIRRLKVDEVKAVPVVVTGDTSVYDSIVALFTEDVGTLFIVSEKGYLEGVVSRKDLLKVALGQIDLHKVPVRIVMTRVPNVVTVTGNESVYEAARKLFEHEIDALPVVVPLESEKGKERLKVAGRFTKTTVVRIFVELGEGK; this is encoded by the coding sequence ATGAAAAATGTTGGAAGGAAATTTCGCCCGAGAGAGAGGTTATCCCCCATCGAACTGACACCCCGCCAGGAGCAGATACTCGAAATCGTCAGGAGACAGGCCCCCATTACCGGAGAGCAGATTGCCGCTTTGCTTAACGTGCGGCGTGCCACTTTGCGGCCCGATTTAACCGTTTTAACAATGGCGGGTCTGCTGGAGGCCCGTCCGAGGGTCGGCTATTTCTGCAGCGGAAAGACGCCCCGGATGCTGGCGGCAGAAGAGATTCGCCGCCTCAAGGTCGATGAGGTAAAAGCGGTTCCGGTTGTCGTTACAGGCGATACATCAGTTTATGACTCCATCGTCGCGCTTTTTACCGAAGATGTGGGAACCCTCTTCATTGTTTCCGAGAAGGGATACCTGGAGGGCGTTGTTTCCCGGAAGGACCTCCTGAAAGTGGCCCTGGGGCAGATCGACCTGCATAAGGTTCCGGTCCGGATTGTGATGACCCGCGTCCCGAATGTGGTTACTGTCACCGGGAATGAGTCCGTTTACGAGGCGGCGCGCAAACTTTTTGAACATGAGATTGATGCTTTACCTGTCGTTGTTCCCCTGGAAAGTGAAAAGGGAAAAGAGAGATTGAAAGTAGCGGGGCGGTTTACCAAAACGACAGTTGTGCGGATCTTTGTGGAGTTGGGGGAAGGTAAATAG
- a CDS encoding pyruvate, water dikinase regulatory protein — MKMPVIFVVSDSLGETAEFVVRAAASQFNAGRFEIRRFPYVSEKSTLAQVIEEASAVPAVIAYTLVIPGLKEELEELARARDIPTVDILGPMLETLTRASDLVPKMQAGLLHRLDDQYFRRVEAIEFAVKYDDGKDPRGLLYADVVLIGVSRTSKTPVCMYLAHKRIKAANVPLVPEVAPPAELFRIPARKIIGLTIKPNPLNQIRMERLKTLGLTTEAEYANLDRIQKELAYADRLMAQLGCPVIDVTNKAVEETASKVLEIFYKGERDVR, encoded by the coding sequence ATGAAAATGCCGGTAATTTTCGTAGTTTCCGATTCACTAGGAGAAACGGCGGAGTTTGTGGTGCGCGCTGCGGCAAGCCAGTTCAACGCCGGGAGATTTGAAATCCGGCGCTTTCCTTATGTAAGCGAGAAGAGCACCCTCGCCCAGGTGATCGAAGAGGCGAGCGCGGTGCCTGCTGTAATTGCTTATACCCTGGTGATTCCCGGTTTGAAGGAGGAACTGGAAGAACTGGCCCGTGCCCGGGACATCCCCACGGTAGATATATTGGGGCCCATGCTGGAGACGTTGACACGGGCCTCCGATTTAGTTCCAAAAATGCAGGCAGGGCTTCTCCACCGTCTGGATGACCAGTATTTCCGCAGGGTGGAAGCAATCGAGTTCGCGGTCAAATACGACGACGGCAAGGATCCCCGGGGGCTGCTTTACGCCGATGTTGTGCTCATCGGTGTTTCGCGCACTTCAAAAACCCCGGTGTGTATGTACCTGGCCCATAAACGGATTAAAGCAGCAAATGTTCCCCTGGTTCCGGAAGTCGCACCACCCGCCGAACTGTTTAGAATTCCGGCCCGAAAAATCATCGGACTTACGATTAAACCCAACCCGCTCAACCAGATCCGCATGGAGCGCTTGAAAACCCTGGGGTTGACCACGGAGGCCGAATACGCCAATTTAGACCGGATTCAGAAGGAACTGGCATATGCAGACCGGCTCATGGCCCAATTGGGCTGTCCGGTCATTGATGTCACCAATAAGGCAGTGGAGGAGACGGCAAGTAAAGTTTTAGAAATTTTTTATAAGGGGGAGCGAGATGTTAGGTAA
- the ppdK gene encoding pyruvate, phosphate dikinase produces the protein MLGKKYVYLLNEGRADMKDLLGGKGAGLAEMTNLGLPVPPGFTLTTEACNDYNARQKEFPPGLEEQIQAALRALEERTGKIFGDLKNPLLVSVRSGAAVSMPGMMDTVLNLGLNDQTVEALTAATQDERFALDCYRRFIQMFSDIVLGIEHFRFEEVLARYKQQYGLQYDHQLDAALLQGVIREYKAIVKMATGEDFPQDPMTQLRLAVKAVFDSWNNPRAVVYRKIHQIPDDLGTAVNVQVMVFGNMGETSGTGVAFTRDPATGEKILYGEYLMNAQGEDVVAGIRTPHPLAKLQEEMPETYREFERISELLEKHYRDVQDIEFTIERGKLFMLQTRTAKRTAGAAVKVAVDMVKEGLITREEAVARIEPGQLDQLLHRRIDPRARLEVIAQGLPASPGAASGAAVFDADEAEKRGQNGEKVILVRTETTPDDIHGIVAAQGILTSRGGMTSHAAVVARGMGKPCVCGCEALRIDYEAKKLTVNSFEIKEGDLISIDGSTGRVILGAVTLIEPELSEEFRVLLEWADEIRVLGVRANADTPQDAQRARQFGAEGIGLCRTEHMFMAPERVPIVQAMILAETPEERRQALDQLLPMQQGDFYGILKAMDGLPVTIRLLDPPLHEFLPNTEELAVEIARLKLAGGDPVEIAQKEAILRKARLLSEFNPMLGHRGCRLGITTPEIYAMQVRAILQAVVQLIEEGYRPQPEIMIPVVMGAEELVILRGLCLEAMQAVAAETGIKLDAPIGTMIELPRACLTADEVGKVADFFSFGTNDLTQTTYGFSRDDAEGKFIPQYIEKKILADNPFAVLDRAGVGKLVKMAVELGREANPKIKLGICGEHGGEPNSIEFCHLVGLDYVSCSPYRVPVARLAAAQAAVRYKK, from the coding sequence ATGTTAGGTAAAAAATACGTTTACCTGCTCAACGAGGGAAGGGCCGACATGAAGGATCTGCTGGGAGGGAAGGGGGCAGGACTGGCGGAAATGACCAATCTCGGTCTCCCCGTACCACCTGGTTTTACGCTTACGACAGAGGCCTGTAATGACTATAACGCGCGCCAGAAAGAGTTTCCGCCCGGTCTCGAAGAGCAGATTCAGGCTGCCCTGCGCGCTCTGGAAGAAAGAACCGGGAAAATCTTTGGGGATCTCAAAAATCCTCTTCTCGTTTCCGTTCGTTCCGGAGCGGCAGTTTCCATGCCGGGCATGATGGATACCGTTCTGAACCTGGGCCTGAACGATCAAACTGTCGAGGCTCTTACAGCAGCTACGCAGGATGAGCGTTTTGCGCTGGACTGCTACCGGCGTTTTATTCAGATGTTCAGCGATATCGTGCTCGGGATCGAGCACTTCCGGTTTGAAGAGGTGCTAGCCAGGTACAAGCAACAGTACGGTCTGCAGTACGACCACCAGCTGGATGCTGCCCTTTTGCAGGGCGTGATCCGGGAGTACAAAGCGATCGTGAAAATGGCGACAGGTGAGGATTTTCCCCAGGATCCCATGACCCAGCTGCGGCTGGCTGTAAAGGCTGTTTTTGATTCCTGGAACAACCCCCGCGCCGTTGTCTACCGGAAGATTCACCAGATCCCGGATGACCTGGGGACTGCTGTCAATGTTCAGGTGATGGTTTTCGGGAATATGGGCGAGACAAGCGGGACGGGCGTGGCCTTCACCCGGGACCCGGCAACCGGAGAGAAGATCCTCTACGGGGAATACCTGATGAACGCCCAGGGTGAGGATGTTGTGGCGGGGATCCGGACTCCCCACCCGCTTGCGAAGCTTCAAGAGGAAATGCCGGAAACATACCGCGAGTTTGAGAGGATAAGTGAGCTTCTGGAGAAGCACTACAGGGATGTCCAGGATATTGAGTTCACCATTGAACGGGGAAAGCTGTTTATGCTCCAGACCCGGACCGCCAAGCGAACCGCGGGCGCTGCCGTGAAGGTGGCGGTTGATATGGTCAAGGAGGGGCTGATTACCAGGGAGGAAGCGGTGGCGCGGATTGAACCGGGCCAGCTGGATCAACTCCTGCACCGCCGGATCGACCCCAGGGCCAGGCTGGAAGTAATCGCCCAGGGGCTTCCCGCCTCGCCGGGTGCCGCCTCGGGGGCGGCGGTCTTTGATGCCGATGAGGCCGAAAAGCGGGGGCAGAACGGGGAAAAGGTAATTCTCGTCCGGACGGAAACAACCCCTGATGACATTCACGGGATTGTGGCCGCCCAGGGAATTCTTACCAGCCGGGGAGGCATGACCAGCCACGCTGCGGTAGTGGCGCGGGGGATGGGAAAGCCCTGCGTCTGTGGGTGCGAGGCCTTGCGGATTGACTACGAAGCCAAAAAGCTGACGGTAAACAGCTTTGAAATCAAGGAAGGGGATCTGATCTCGATTGACGGGAGCACCGGCCGGGTGATCCTGGGTGCCGTTACCCTGATTGAGCCGGAGCTGAGCGAAGAATTCCGCGTCCTGCTGGAATGGGCCGACGAAATCAGGGTTTTGGGAGTCCGGGCCAATGCCGACACCCCCCAGGACGCCCAGCGGGCGCGGCAGTTCGGGGCGGAGGGGATCGGCCTTTGCCGTACCGAGCACATGTTCATGGCACCGGAGCGTGTTCCCATCGTCCAGGCGATGATTCTGGCCGAAACCCCGGAGGAGCGCCGGCAGGCCCTCGATCAACTCCTTCCCATGCAGCAGGGAGATTTTTACGGGATTTTAAAGGCGATGGACGGGTTGCCCGTCACCATCCGGCTCCTTGACCCCCCGCTGCACGAATTTCTTCCAAACACCGAGGAACTGGCCGTAGAGATTGCCCGGCTCAAGCTGGCAGGGGGGGACCCGGTAGAGATTGCTCAAAAAGAAGCGATCCTCCGGAAGGCGCGCCTTTTATCAGAGTTTAACCCGATGCTCGGCCACCGGGGCTGCCGGCTCGGGATCACGACCCCGGAAATTTACGCCATGCAGGTACGGGCAATTTTGCAGGCGGTTGTTCAGTTGATTGAAGAAGGCTATCGGCCGCAGCCGGAAATTATGATTCCGGTGGTGATGGGAGCAGAAGAACTGGTAATCCTGAGGGGGCTCTGCCTGGAAGCGATGCAGGCTGTTGCCGCGGAAACGGGGATTAAACTGGATGCTCCCATCGGGACGATGATCGAGCTCCCGCGGGCCTGCCTCACCGCGGACGAGGTGGGGAAGGTGGCCGACTTCTTCTCCTTCGGTACAAACGATTTAACCCAGACGACCTACGGCTTCAGCCGGGACGACGCCGAGGGGAAGTTTATCCCCCAGTACATCGAGAAAAAGATCCTGGCGGACAACCCCTTCGCCGTGCTGGACCGGGCCGGAGTCGGCAAGCTGGTCAAAATGGCCGTCGAACTCGGCCGGGAGGCGAATCCCAAAATAAAGCTGGGGATCTGCGGGGAGCACGGAGGGGAACCCAACTCCATCGAGTTTTGCCACCTCGTCGGCCTGGACTACGTGAGTTGCTCCCCCTACCGGGTGCCCGTCGCCCGCCTCGCAGCAGCCCAGGCAGCGGTTAGGTACAAGAAATAA